TTTATCTTTTAGGGTAAAAACTGTTTTTATGAGCACCAtccattaaatattaagagaattaataaaattttaatgctttcCATAAAAGAGTCTTACCAATaaagacattttaaaatgtttttaaattctcGAGTTTTGATGTTATAGtaataatgtttttgaaaaagttaggaatatttttaaaaatttttaaggGTATATCggtaaaaattttattttaagatgaaagataatttttaaagcatttttattattgaagcATGACTTTATAATTaagccaagaaaaaaaataaaaaagaaaaaaaaaaaaaccctaaaccctaaaccccaCCTTCTTCCCAAACCGATTTTTGGCTGTATTTCTCCCACTCCCGTATTTGCCTCAGCCGCAGACCCAACCGGCGCACCGCTACTGttattttcctctctttctatCTCCCTCTCTGCTGCAACTTCGTGCCATCTCAGTTCCTTCGCAATGAAGCAGaaattcaaatccaagaaGTCGTCTGGCAAGCAGAAGCGTCTATccgaaattgaagaaattaagCTCTTGAATTCATGGATTCAATCCCAGAAACCCGACTCAGGCTCTAACCCGATGTCGCTTCCTCCACCTCCTGCGGGTGCTCCCCTTGGCCGCATCGACGCCGATACTTACTCTTGTTACGCCGGAGCTACTAAGTTTGATCAGTTGCCGATTTCGAACAAGACCAAGGATGGGTTGCGGAAAGCTGAATTCGTTGATATGACGGACATACAGAGGGCTTCACTGCCTCACGCCCTTTGTGGTCGAGATATTCTTGGTGCAGCCAAAACTGGTTCGGGAAAGACGCTAGCTTTTCTCATACCTGTAAGTTGAACATGGATGGTTATATTGGATTAGAGGGCGGATTATTTACAGGGAGTTTAGGATAATTGAGAAGCCTTTTTAACTTGTTGTTgctaaaaattataatgtgTGACGTCCCTTACCGCCAGCATGCATAATTGCTTAAACTGACCAATGGAATCCAATTTTCAGGTTCTTGAGAAGTTGTATAGAGAGAGATGGGGTCCTGAGGATGGAGTAGGGAGTATAATAATATCTCCCACAAGAGAATTAGGAGCTCAGCTTTTTGATGTTTTAAAAGCTGTTGggaaatttcataatttcagTGCTGGCCTTTTAATTGGTGGTCGTAAAGATGTTAACACTGAGAAGGAGCATGTGAATGAGTTGAACATTCTTGTTTGCACTCCCGGTCGACTCCTTCAGCACATGGACGAGACTCCAAATTTTGATTGTTCACAGTTGCAGGTcatcatatttaatttctcaatttattGATACCTTATTTTAACGATTAGGACGTAATTTTTGATACCTGACTTAAAACGTCATTCTTGTCTACCTTTCCGTTTCATAAAAGGTTATCTCTTTGCATTCCTAGACAGAAAAGTAAGTTTGATGATTTGTTTGTTCTGATCTTTGTTTTAATCAACGCCCAGAATCTCTTTCATTTGTTGATGAGggttctctctctcacacatGCATACACCCAGGGAGggttataaaaaattagggaATCGAGTTGAAAGATACTTACTTCCTTTGGATTTCCaatcttgaatttttattttttattttttgtctctctctatctcactcactcactctctctcacacacacacacgcagGGAGTGATATAAAAGATTAGGGAgagttgaaaaataattaattcctATGAATTTCCaaccttgattttttttctgtttctttttgtgttgCTGCCTGCCTAATGTGCTTTCTACTGTTTGTTCTCAGTGATGGTTTgcatgtatatataatttgttgCTGATTGTATGATTCCTGGCTAGTGAGCAGGTTTTAGTCCTTGATGAAGCTGATCGTATTCTTGATGTCGGATTTAAGAAGACTTTAAATGCGATTATTTCACAGCTACCTAAGCACAGACAAACCTTTCTGTTCTCGGCGACTCAAACAAAGTCTGTTCAGGATCTTGCCAGACTCAGTTTGAAAGATCCTGAGTACCTTAGTGTTCATGAAGAATCTGTGACAGCTACCCCCAATAGTTTACAACAAACTGCTTTGGTTGTTCCTCTCGAGCAAAAGCTAGACATGTTATGGAGCTTTATAAAGGCACATCTTAATTCTAAGATTCTTGTGTTTCTCTCAAGCTGCAAGCAGGTAACTGCTGGTGATACTTTTTGGTTACTAGTTGAACTTTTGATTGCAGGAGATCTCATGTTAGACATCTTATTGTGGTTAGATTTTTTGGTGCATCTTTAGTTGATCAAACTCTATTCTTAGGTTGTCAATAGGTTTCCTGCGCTGTTTGACTTGTTAAGCTTTCGAGATTAAAACTGGTTAGTCGACAACAATGTAAACATTAATTCATTTGATGCATCTTTGGAAATAGATCAGTATTCTTCAACAAGTACTCTGAAAATAAAGTAAACAAGAAAgaatcttataaaaaaaataataatgtcatATCTTTATGTACTATTCATTGTTGCTCCGATAATTGATATTTCTCACCATCGTTTTACAggtgaaatttgtttttgaaactttcaaaAAGCTGCGTCCTGGAATCCCATTGAAGTGCCTCCATGGAAGGATGAAGCAGGACAAAAGGATGGGGATATATTCTGAGTTCTGTGAGAAGCGGTCAGTCCTCTTCTCAACAGATGTAGCCTCTAGAGGTCTTGATTTTAATAAGGCTGTTGACTGGGTTGTACAGGTAAACtacttaaaaagaaatgatcatgaTTAATCTTCACTGGTGCTGGTGTATGATTCcaatcttgttcttgtttgtgaAGGTTGATTGCCCAGAAGATGTGGCTTCTTACATACATAGAGTTGGCCGCACTGCTCGGTACCATTCAGGTGGGAGATCAGTTTTATTTCTTATGCCCTCGGAGATGAAAATGCTTGAACAATTAGAATCTTCAAAAGTACCTATTCAGCTTATCAAGGTACATAtgctctctttctttctcaccTCCTATTCTCTGAAATTTTGCGTAAGTAATATTATGGAGCATTTATGGCATATAAGTTTTTGTTAACATTATTCAAGCTTATGGTAGGTGAgataattatgttattttgttCTGGGGTGcttatgaaaaatatgaaaaagattaGTTATATAAAAGATAATCTGGGGTGGTATGGAGTGGGGTGGTTGAGAACTAGCATGTTCCTTTTATGATGATAATGAATGAATGATGTTCTTTTTTACGTTGTAAGAAATGTGTGTCTAGTATAATGCACCGATGGAAGTGCTTATATCATAAATTAACTACGTTCTTACTGTACCATCATATCTACTCCCTTTTGTAGGCAAATACAAAAAGACTTCAACCAGTTTCTGGTTTGCTGTCAGCTTTGTTAGTCAAGTATCCCAATTTTCAGCAACTCGCTCAAAGGGCCTTTATCACATATCTTCGATCAATTCATATCCAGAAGGATAAGGAAATCTTTGATGTAATGAAACTATCAATTGACGATTTTTCAGCTTCAATGGGGCTGCCAATGACCCCAAAAATCCGTTTCATTGATCAGAAAAAGAGGTCACAGAAGATGTCGGCTAACACTACCACTTATCTTGCGTTGGAATCGTCTGATAATGAGAATGCTTTAAATCCATCCGGTGAAGAATTGGAGTATGGTGACTTTAAAGAAAGCAACCAAGGACTTCTTCCTCCTACTGATATCCCTACTAGTGAAGTTGAAGATGCTGTGtgagttttttgttttatattttttctatgaatttaaatacaGTGGTTGGTCATGATCTTGCTAATTGATCATAGTTGgggtaaatattaaaaattacgattattttctttagttttctTGCATTCTGAAGATTTAGGAACTTTGTTTAGGCCACGTACTcggattttgaagaaaaagaagttgaagatCAATGTCCACAGACCATTAGGGACGAGAGTCAGTTTTGATGACGAGGGCAACCCACTTGCCCCTCTTGCTAAGCTAGCTGACATCAA
This genomic window from Cucurbita pepo subsp. pepo cultivar mu-cu-16 chromosome LG01, ASM280686v2, whole genome shotgun sequence contains:
- the LOC111811545 gene encoding DEAD-box ATP-dependent RNA helicase 32, yielding MKQKFKSKKSSGKQKRLSEIEEIKLLNSWIQSQKPDSGSNPMSLPPPPAGAPLGRIDADTYSCYAGATKFDQLPISNKTKDGLRKAEFVDMTDIQRASLPHALCGRDILGAAKTGSGKTLAFLIPVLEKLYRERWGPEDGVGSIIISPTRELGAQLFDVLKAVGKFHNFSAGLLIGGRKDVNTEKEHVNELNILVCTPGRLLQHMDETPNFDCSQLQVLVLDEADRILDVGFKKTLNAIISQLPKHRQTFLFSATQTKSVQDLARLSLKDPEYLSVHEESVTATPNSLQQTALVVPLEQKLDMLWSFIKAHLNSKILVFLSSCKQVKFVFETFKKLRPGIPLKCLHGRMKQDKRMGIYSEFCEKRSVLFSTDVASRGLDFNKAVDWVVQVDCPEDVASYIHRVGRTARYHSGGRSVLFLMPSEMKMLEQLESSKVPIQLIKANTKRLQPVSGLLSALLVKYPNFQQLAQRAFITYLRSIHIQKDKEIFDVMKLSIDDFSASMGLPMTPKIRFIDQKKRSQKMSANTTTYLALESSDNENALNPSGEELEYGDFKESNQGLLPPTDIPTSEVEDAVPRTRILKKKKLKINVHRPLGTRVSFDDEGNPLAPLAKLADIKSSNETFVVDKDLKNEFYKKRREELKQADKEDKLLNHNRLKEKRKEKMNKMKKRAAKEIEEEDDDVSASEEDRPQKRSKKFVDSDSDIDNKADLNTESISVAEQEELALKLLSTLRP